One part of the Gadus macrocephalus chromosome 8, ASM3116895v1 genome encodes these proteins:
- the LOC132463688 gene encoding junctional cadherin 5-associated protein, with protein sequence MYSVEDLLISHGYKLPRTTAPAPPPPAPPLVTAAAAAAAAAGSASASALYDRHPSSGDYQRELMVDNGRPPLGAGRRDGALSSYEMDRGLAMGVGVGMGMGMGMGMGAGPYSGMYGGGGGRQALVKAYPGAGLPGTLDGEMVDRGALRRKEASMYILGELQNPLGDSLATDSGFYDVPSLTYSEPTSHEERDVSYWRRRGQDFSVLLDYADGRELRASAGAWRPQTLMAAEEHRAERHAQQLWEDISWLRDLDAAPGQLRVTGERKCQSLGTEEWKPAVGLGRQLSDAEGDRWALEQYRLRTIEGSFHPRTKAKSQSLPRVLSPVGMECRELVPSRPSLPDRQRMSSTVFTGPYSRYVYSGAVSRDRWGRNAWPSSHVALLPKPRFSRPLKPPSYEIHQQTRGSAEMLAIDQGAKQKDRLVYYPRGGELQRQDYFAQHSAIFGIEPPGYIPPPSYRRAPPQRAVPLNRNEMANLRWRAESLQMPGSDAGRWFSRQAGSWLEHYGERGMSYRKPVRSVYEEHPIHSRSLPIIDPKVRQISGGSGVTSLTDTDKLRNINKEVPCAKVLGQSTHDSAFPSSRGLAQNSDNPKSLNDNDSSSRWPSRGLNKGSDSVASELSRSQFFPSSILGKPPPPPCKPPEQGTSETVTEVKKPEPPELPEKDKSKNLKKKLSETIFCLVSVPVTPQHVGMSRDQNNNDEKSPGPVDSPSENKTGHLTNQSLQSTSSAEAELQALTGSIASSKTSSRASSKMVKRIPCRPPKINHYKELKLSGTWPANQYRDQETQTIPEARKPEAPESENKEAQQDPVPQDMDVPPDGGGVMNTFTFPITGVKSLKLSSNSAFSLTSSFSSFSSQLNQSTGQSQTPSGNVEEAQPAACGGQEVFGQFLLKPISQRPWDSVKDQETVNKELQDQPQQGSKPPSVDKCIEDLNEAYKDILELGTASNKAPNGSVQIPERIKIRLSSEPLNKPSSLRRSAVSWSVDPEYREMKSAFSRPATKSVTFSKQLREELPVPPRETGFREYRVIPHLSRRSSSIDGRTVKLDLSDEPVLTPICDFILPSSNVAAEVPWADRQPMQDASTLTSPPDYEDICQTLRQSRDSDMNTAGGSKPNDGEHLRDLNVESEEDCPICKRELENRMRQGPLPPLHEENSSDSSGNQNGSPPQFSALSPTEEPGVSPLESNLTLEKSEQHGTPDEKVGAAGNADDASTEDLSKCSEIKTAENSPENEDTAPVASFFITAVDLPAESRVTAKPVSTEKESAERDATAGKSTESVVVKKKASVKDACEGPDSATPQNRPDLEKKPLALPESRVVLRPQLGRDHPGLPEFPPDRLPLSVLPNPDRRLSLSLEGGERRGRGAAPSHVVEALQDKMAAPPGRPPFERPARLREVDTVYRMRRLSIHSNDSGEAEAEAEGESEEAKPGEEAPPASQRDKEDEQDVTGSWQAPGETAPRGDEASRLSEPTDTGQVGGQ encoded by the exons ATGTACAGCGTGGAGGACCTGCTCATCTCGCATGGATACAAACTGCCCAGGACCACCGCGcccgcgccccctcccccgGCGCCCCCCCTcgtcaccgccgccgccgccgccgccgccgccgccggctccgcctccgcctccgccctGTACGACCGGCACCCGTCCTCCGGCGACTACCAGCGGGAGCTGATGGTGGACAACGGCCGGCCGCCGCTCGGCGCGGGCCGCCGGGACGGCGCCCTGAGCAGCTACGAGATGGACCGGGGGCTGGCcatgggcgtgggcgtgggcaTGGGGATGGGCATGGGCATGGGGATGGGGGCGGGGCCGTACAGCGGCAtgtacggcggcggcggcggccggcagGCGCTGGTGAAGGCGTACCCCGGCGCGGGTCTGCCGGGGACTCTGGACGGGGAGATGGTGGACCGGGGGGCCCTGCGGAGGAAGGAGGCCTCCATGTACATCCTGGGGGAGCTGCAGAACCCCCTGGGGGACTCCCTGGCCACGGACAGCGG GTTCTACGACGTTCCCAGCCTGACGTACTCCGAGCCCACGAGCCACGAGGAGAGGGACGTCTCCTACTGGCGGCGGCGAGGCCAGGACTTCAGCGTGCTCCTGGACTACGCCGACGGCCGGGAGCTGCGGGCGTCGGCCGGCGCCTGGCGGCCGCAGACCCTGATGGCGGCCGAGGAGCACCGGGCGGAGCGGCACGCGCAGCAGCTGTGGGAGGACATCTCCTGGCTGCGGGACCTGGACGCCGCCCCCGGTCAGCTGAGGGTGACCGGGGAGAGGAAGTGCCAGAGCCTGGGCACGGAGGAGTGGAAGCCGGCCGTGGGCCTCGGGAGGCAGCTGTCCGACGCAGAGGGGGACAGGTGGGCGCTGGAGCAGTACCGGCTGAGGACTATTGAGGGGTCCTTCCACCCCAGAACTAAGGCCAAGTCCCAGTCCCTCCCGAGGGTCTTGTCCCCCGTAGGGATGGAGTGCAGAGAGCTGGTCCCGTCAAGGCCCAGCCTACCCGACAGACAGAGAATGAGCAGCACTGTTTTCACCGGGCCTTATAGTCGCTACGTCTACAGCGGTGCTGTGAGCAGAGACCGCTGGGGCCGGAACGCCTGGCCGAGCAGCCACGTCGCACTTTTGCCGAAGCCCAGGTTTAGCAGGCCTTTGAAGCCGCCGTCGTATGAGATTCACCAGCAAACGAGGGGCAGCGCGGAGATGCTCGCCATCGACCAGGGTGCCAAACAAAAGGACAGGCTTGTGTACTACCCGAGAGGCGGCGAGCTGCAGAGGCAGGACTATTTCGCACAACACTCGGCCATCTTCGGTATAGAGCCCCCCGGCTACATCCCGCCCCCCTCTTATAGACGAGCCCCGCCCCAAAGAGCAGTGCCACTCAACCGCAACGAAATGGCAAACCTAAGATGGAGGGCAGAGTCTCTGCAGATGCCTGGCTCCGACGCTGGTCGCTGGTTTTCTAGACAGGCAGGATCTTGGCTGGAACACTATGGGGAGCGAGGCATGTCCTACCGAAAGCCGGTGCGCTCCGTATATGAAGAACATCCGATTCATAGCCGCTCCTTGCCCATTATCGACCCAAAGGTGAGACAAATCTCAGGAGGGTCCGGTGTTACTTCTCTCACTGACACGGACAAGCTCCGGAACATCAACAAAGAGGTTCCCTGTGCTAAGGTTTTAGGACAATCTACACATGATAGTGCCTTCCCCTCATCACGGGGGCTAGCTCAGAACTCCGACAACCCCAAGTCTCTCAATGACAACGACAGCAGTAGTCGGTGGCCAAGCAGGGGACTAAACAAGGGAAGTGACAGTGTAGCCTCTGAGCTGAGCCGAAGTCAGTTCTTTCCTTCTTCTATTCTGGgtaaaccaccaccacccccatgcAAGCCTCCAGAACAGGGTACGTCCGAAACTGTGACCGAAGTCAAAAAGCCTGAACCGCCGGAACTCCCAGAGAAAGACAAGTCCAAGAACCTAAAAAAGAAGCTTAGTGAGACGATTTTTTGTTTGGTGTCTGTTCCCGTCACCCCACAGCATGTGGGGATGTCACGTGACCAGAACAACAACGATGAGAAATCACCAGGCCCGGTGGACAGTCCTAGCGAAAACAAGACGGGACACTTAACAAACCAAAGTCTCCAAAGCACATCTTCTGCTGAAGCGGAGCTGCAAGCACTAACCGGTAGCATAGCAAGCAGCAAAACGAGCAGCAGAGCCAGCAGCAAAATGGTGAAAAGAATACCTTGTAGACCCCCTAAGATCAATCATTACAAGGAGCTAAAACTGTCAGGAACCTGGCCTGCAAACCAGTATCGAGACCAGGAGACACAAACCATCCCAGAGGCCCGAAAACCAGAGGCTCCAGAGTCGGAAAACAAGGAAGCACAACAAGATCCTGTTCCCCAAGACATGGACGTTCCCCCTGACGGCGGCGGTGTGATGAACACCTTCACCTTCCCCATAACGGGGGTGAAGAGTTTGAAATTGTCCAGCAACAGCGCCTTCTCCCTGACTTCTTCCTTCTCTTCTTTCTCCAGCCAGCTGAACCAGAGCACAGGTCAGTCGCAAACACCCTCAGGAAACGTGGAGGAGGCCCAACCAGCAGCCTGTGGTGGGCAGGAAGTGTTTGGACAGTTCCTGCTGAAACCAATCAGTCAGCGACCATGGGACTCGGTCAAAGATCAAGAGACGGTCAACAAAGAGCTTCAGGATCAACCGCAGCAGGGCAGCAAACCGCCCAGTGTTGACAAATGCATAGAGGATCTCAACGAGGCCTACAAAGACATCTTGGAGCTCGGCACTGCCAGCAATAAAGCCCCAAATGGTTCTGTGCAGATTCCTGAGCGTATCAAGATACGGCTGTCGTCGGAGCCGCTCAACAAGCCCAGCAGCCTTAGGCGCAGTGCAGTCAGCTGGTCCGTTGACCCGGAGTACAGGGAGATGAAGAGCGCCTTTTCCAGGCCTGCGACAAAATCGGTAACTTTCAGCAAGCAGCTTAGGGAGGAGCTTCCCGTCCCACCGCGGGAGACAGGCTTCAGAGAATACAGGGTCATTCCACATCTTTCACGCAGGAGTAGCAGTATCGACGGCAGGACGGTCAAACTGGACCTGTCGGATGAGCCAGTTCTTACGCCAATATGTGACTTTATACTGCCGTCCTCCAACGTCGCCGCGGAGGTTCCCTGGGCTGACAGGCAGCCCATGCAGGACGCGTCCACGCTTACCAGTCCCCCCGATTACGAGGACATATGCCAGACCCTGCGGCAGTCTAGAGACTCTGATATGAACACGGCGGGCGGTTCCAAGCCAAATGACGGTGAGCATTTGCGAGACCTCAATGTGGAATCGGAAGAGGACTGCCCCATTTGTAAAAGAGAGCTTGAGAATCGGATGAGACAGGGCCCACTGCCTCCTCTTCACGAGGAGAACAGCTCAGACAGCTCTGGCAATCAAAATGGCAGTCCACCACAGTTTTCTGCATTGAGTCCAACCGAGGAGCCGGGAGTGAGTCCTTTGGAGTCTAACCTGACCCTTGAAAAGAGTGAGCAGCATGGAACGCCTGATGAAAAGGTGGGGGCAGCCGGGAATGCAGACGATGCTTCGACAGAGGATTTAAGTAAATGCAGTGAGATAAAGACCGCAGAGAACAGCCCGGAGAATGAAGACACGGCGCCTGTGGCTTCTTTCTTCATCACGGCGGTGGATTTACCAGCAGAGTCCCGAGTCACGGCGAAGCCAGTGAGCACTGAAAAAGAGTCGGCAGAGAGAGACGCCACGGCAGGGAAGAGCACTGAGAGTGTGGTCGTCAAAAAGAAAGCCTCGGTAAAAGACGCGTGCGAGGGGCCGGACTCTGCCACGCCTCAAAACCGGCCGGACCTAGAGAAGAAGCCATTGGCCCTCCCAGAAAGTAGAGTCGTTCTACGGCCCCAGCTGGGGCGAGACCACCCAGGGTTACCAGAGTTCCCACCGGACCGACTGCCACTCTCGGTTCTCCCGAACCCAGACCGCAGGCTGTCTTTAAGCttggaagggggggagaggaggggacggggggcggCTCCCAGCCACGTGGTGGAAGCACTGCAGGACAAGATGGCTGCTCCTCCAGGGCGGCCACCCTTTGAAAGGCCGGCGCGGTTGAGGGAGGTGGATACTGTCTACCGCATGAGACGGCTCAGCATTCACAGCAACGACTCtggggaggcggaggcggaggcggagggagagagcgaggaggcCAAGCCAGGGGAAGAAGCACCGCCGGCCTcccagagagacaaagaggatgAGCAAGACGTCACCGGTTCTTGGCAGGCCCCTGGAGAGACGGCGCCGCGGGGCGACGAGGCGTCCCGTCTTTCAG AGCCGACAGACACAGGACAAGTGGGAGGACAGTAG
- the LOC132462626 gene encoding adipocyte plasma membrane-associated protein Hemomucin-like: MALENSVFHSRPGSLSLPLDGERGRVGEGPDPLDSKGESSVLLPAAAAATTTTTTTSSITTSSSTTSTTAAPVPGVLNPSQELGPVVTTETDPSPVEAGVEAEDGPPLAKVKRSFQSKLAERELNANTQQPKKIRVVEKERGRFGWADNAVNVCMNG; this comes from the exons ATGGCGCTCGAGAACTCTGTCTTCCACTCGCGTCCTGGGTCGCTCTCCTTGCCATTggacggagagagggggcgggtaGGGGAGGGGCCAGACCCCCTGGACTCCAAGGGGGAGTCCTCCGTTCtgctccccgccgccgccgcggccaccaccaccaccaccaccaccagcagcatcaccaccagcagcagcaccaccagcaccaccgccGCCCCCGTCCCGGGAGTCCTAAACCCATCCCAGGAGCTCGGCCCCGTGGTTACCACGGAGACGGACCCATCGCCGGTCGAAGCGGGAGTAGAGGCGGAGGACGGGCCGCCCTTGGCCAAGGTCAAGAGGTCGTTCCAGTCCAAGCTGGCGGAGCGGGAGCTCAACGCGAACACGCAGCAGCCCAAGAAGATCagggtggtggagaaggagaggggtcGTTTCGGCTGGG CTGACAACGCcgtgaacgtgtgcatgaacgggtga
- the eif3f gene encoding eukaryotic translation initiation factor 3 subunit F encodes MSVYGPAVKIHPVVLASIGDSYERRNEGASRVIGTLLGTIEKHSVEVTNCFSVPHNESEDEVAVDMEFAKNMYELHKRVSPSEVIIGWYATGFDITEHSVLIHEYYSREATNPIHLTVDTALQSGKMNIRAYVSAQMGVPGKTVGVMFTPLSVKYIYYDTERIGVDLLQRTRVTPSRTKGLTSDLSQVGGSASRVQDMLATVLTYIEDVLSGKATADNSVGRFLMDLINKVPTISAEDFETMLNSNINDLLMVTYLSNLTQAQIALNEKLVLL; translated from the exons ATGTCCGTGTACGGTCCAGCGGTGAAAATTCACCCTGTTGTTCTTGCTTCCATCGGCGACTCTTACGAGCGTCGAAATGAGGGGGCTAGCCGTGTCATCGGAACATTATTAG GCACCATCGAGAAGCACTCTGTGGAGGTGACCAACTGCTTCTCTGTCCCCCACAATGAGTCGGAGGATGAG GTTGCTGTGGACATGGAGTTCGCCAAGAACATGTACGAGCTCCACAAGAGGGTGTCGCCCAGCGAGGTCATCATTGGATG GTACGCCACCGGGTTTGACATCACGGAGCACTCGGTGCTGATCCATGAGTACTACAGCCGAGAGGCCACCAACCCAATCCACCTCACCGTGGACACCGCCCTGCAGAGCGGCAAGATGAACATCCGCGCCTACGTCAG CGCTCAGATGGGCGTGCCAGGCAAGACGGTCGGCGTGATGTTCACCCCACTGAGTGTGAAATACATCTACTACGACACCGAGAGGATAGGCG TTGACCTCCTGCAGAGGACTCGCGTGACTCCCAGCCGCACCAAGGGCCTGACCTCGGACCTGTCGCAGGTGGGCGGCTCGGCCTCCAGGGTGCAGGACATGCTCGCCACCGTTCTCACCTACATTGAGGATGTGCTG TCTGGCAAGGCGACAGCGGACAACAGCGTGGGCCGCTTCCTGATGGACCTGATCAACAAGGTGCCCACCATCTCGGCAGAGGACTTTGAGACCATGCTGAACTCCAACATCAAT GACCTGTTGATGGTGACCTATTTGTCCAACCTCACCCAAGCTCAAATCGCCCTGAATGAGAAGCTGGTGCTTCTGTAA
- the LOC132463710 gene encoding MICOS complex subunit MIC26-like translates to MDYTARIRLKVTGTTTTTQMLPAVFATTEDNKPVPIVVDRDALSLYTTPKETFNYVETEAGKLESGIASIRTSLEPYSAWCQDVNGNIRPKVQRVTRFGNEVCAYLRQPPDGFYPRAGIIGFAGVVGFFLARGSRIKRIIYPAGLIAIGSTLYYPEQAVAIGKSTGDSVYDCALQGYVALDKLVRPGKKQNSPSDPKP, encoded by the coding sequence ATGGACTACACCGCTCGGATCAGGCTCAAGGTGACAGGCACCACTACTACAACTCAAATGCTGCCCGCCGTGTTCGCTACCACAGAGGACAACAAACCAGTCCCCATAGTGGTAGACAGAGATGCCCTATCTCTGTACACTACCCCAAAAGAAACGTTCAACTATGTGGAGACGGAGGCAGGCAAATTGGAGAGCGGTATCGCCAGCATAAGGACGTCCCTGGAGCCCTATTCGGCATGGTGTCAAGACGTCAATGGAAACATAAGACCCAAAGTTCAGCGAGTCACCCGCTTTGGAAACGAGGTCTGTGCTTATTTAAGACAGCCACCGGATGGTTTCTACCCCCGAGCTGGAATCATTGGTTTCGCCGGTGTGGTGGGATTTTTTCTTGCCAGAGGATCTAGAATAAAAAGGATAATCTACCCTGCCGGCCTGATTGCCATTGGTTCGACCCTCTACTACCCGGAACAAGCGGTGGCGATCGGGAAGTCCACAGGGGACTCCGTGTACGACTGCGCTCTCCAGGGTTATGTTGCCCTTGATAAGTTGGTGAGGCCcgggaaaaaacaaaacagcccTTCGGACCCCAAACCATGA
- the dnaaf6 gene encoding protein PIH1D3, whose amino-acid sequence MRSSKYAWSFSSILRSLFAVGMELQGLSSFESMQALSSMLSTQQGDEEEDPKNVRGGAHIGPGDIGPPPKTSTEPHGSSAYIKKDSKDIWSEEEVAEGSHYDDLADPRPQPEYEIILKQNVGTEDVFLGLSGKDPSSMKCEAMKIKIKLPETKATDVVLDVKEKFLDLRTPKYKLGLHLPHPIHCREGKAQFFSDREVLEVSLLMNRPMDSINLQ is encoded by the exons ATGCGTTCCTCCAAGTACG cgTGGTCGTTTAGTAGTATTTTAAGAAGTCTGTTTGCGGTGGGAATGGAGTTACAGGGATTATCATCATTTGAGAGTATGCAGGCTCTCTCTAGCATGCTGTCGACTCAACAGGGTGACGAAGAAGAGGATCCCAAA AATGTGAGAGGTGGTGCACATATTGGACCGGGAGACATTGGTCCCCCACCCAAAACTAGCACTGAGCCACACG GGTCCAGTGCTTACATTAAGAAGGACAGTAAAGATATatggagtgaggaggaggtagCTGAGGGCTCCCACTATGATGACTTGGCAGATCCACGACCACAGCCAGA GTATGAAATAATACTGAAGCAGAATGTGGGGACAGAAGACGTCTTCTTGGGGCTCAGTGGGAAGGACCCATCGTCCATGAAATGTGAGGCCATGAAG ATAAAAATCAAACTTCCAGAAACCAAAGCAACAGATGTTGTCCTGGACGTTAAGGAGAAGTTCCTCGATCTGAGGACGCCAAAATA TAAACTGGGTCTTCATCTTCCCCATCCAATCCACTGCCGTGAAGGGAAGGCTCAGTTCTTCAGCGATAGAGAGGTGCTGGAGGTATCTCTATTGATGAACCGGCCCATGGACTCTATAAACTTGCAATAA